From Spartinivicinus ruber, the proteins below share one genomic window:
- the ubiE gene encoding bifunctional demethylmenaquinone methyltransferase/2-methoxy-6-polyprenyl-1,4-benzoquinol methylase UbiE, whose amino-acid sequence MTKQQEQTEDTTHFGYQTVAKKDKAEKVAEVFHSVAQKYDIMNDLMSFGVHRLWKRFTIELSAVRQGHQVLDIAGGTGDLAFQFAKLVGPAGRVVLADINNSMLTVGRDKLIDRGIVDNTEFVQANAECLPFADNTFNCITIAFGLRNVTDKNAALRSMLRVLKPGGRLLVLEFSKTENPLLSKAYDLYSFSVLPALGKLVTSDSDSYRYLAESIRMHPDQETLKEMMEDAGFVRTTYHNLTGGIVAVHKGIKP is encoded by the coding sequence ATGACAAAGCAGCAAGAGCAAACAGAGGATACCACTCACTTCGGCTATCAAACTGTCGCCAAAAAAGATAAGGCCGAAAAAGTAGCTGAGGTTTTCCATTCCGTTGCCCAAAAATACGACATTATGAATGACTTGATGTCATTTGGCGTTCACCGTTTATGGAAGCGGTTTACCATTGAGCTCAGCGCTGTTCGACAAGGTCATCAGGTGCTGGATATTGCTGGTGGCACAGGTGACTTGGCATTCCAATTTGCTAAGTTGGTAGGCCCTGCTGGTCGGGTAGTTTTAGCAGACATTAACAACTCTATGCTGACAGTAGGTAGAGATAAGCTAATCGATCGTGGCATTGTTGATAACACTGAGTTTGTCCAAGCTAATGCTGAGTGCTTACCCTTTGCTGATAATACTTTTAACTGCATCACTATTGCCTTTGGCCTTCGTAATGTAACAGATAAAAATGCAGCATTACGCTCCATGTTACGGGTATTAAAACCTGGTGGTAGACTGCTTGTATTAGAGTTTTCAAAAACTGAAAACCCCTTGCTAAGTAAAGCCTACGACTTATATTCTTTCTCAGTTTTGCCTGCTTTAGGCAAATTGGTGACGAGTGATTCTGACAGTTACCGCTATCTGGCAGAGTCTATTCGTATGCATCCAGACCAAGAAACACTGAAAGAAATGATGGAAGATGCCGGCTTTGTCAGAACTACCTACCATAATTTAACGGGTGGGATTGTTGCCGTGCACAAAGGAATAAAACCTTAA
- a CDS encoding Ig-like domain-containing protein → MGMLNFISEHTTTEAQERIINLAGSSGFAPNFVALLNTSTPNSYAAIQQLIDEGADPSKLLPATHAIRSYSFRQELLSEGTKEVAYILRDGNDTIASSGFQTASFTYELKTPGQNEEFSIVLVSPKHSFEPLAPPLPLPVITPPEPPISEPIPPTSKKPTPEPSEPEPPTSEKPTPEEPDEPEPGSETPDSEAPDIITPVVTHISIDTGNPFDGITSDNTLYFFGTAGEHCTIEVFIDGVSIGFTISNGQGMWVLDYTKNVLPDGDYTITAQSTNLNGTKSPVSENFPITVDTEKPIEPELWDIRGENGNSAGDGFIDDDQLIFSGKAEPEATIELFLDGTSIGTTTTDSEGNWVFDNTHINLADGSYTLTLTSFDKAGNSTPMPYEVPFEVNTANHDLVSNSNFLVESDNLFTPATETNQSNKNQYDNNNQPNNSQTVEEPTVSSFALPEPLNLQDVLSDQITEANQLIPIANQSSELPSTASNDEHHNNALLVNNHNNLMDSLLENYEQNVLHG, encoded by the coding sequence ATGGGTATGCTTAATTTTATTTCTGAACACACCACGACAGAAGCTCAAGAACGCATTATCAATTTGGCTGGTAGTAGTGGATTTGCCCCTAACTTTGTAGCACTGTTGAATACCTCAACTCCAAACTCTTATGCAGCCATTCAGCAGCTAATCGATGAAGGAGCAGATCCTAGCAAGCTACTACCAGCTACTCATGCCATTAGAAGCTATTCATTTAGGCAAGAGCTGTTATCTGAAGGCACCAAAGAGGTGGCTTACATTTTGCGTGACGGTAATGATACTATCGCCAGCAGCGGCTTTCAGACAGCATCTTTTACTTATGAACTGAAAACACCCGGACAGAATGAAGAGTTTTCAATAGTACTAGTCTCACCCAAGCACAGTTTTGAACCACTAGCGCCACCCCTTCCGCTTCCTGTGATTACCCCACCAGAGCCACCTATTTCAGAGCCTATACCTCCAACTTCTAAAAAACCAACACCAGAACCATCTGAGCCTGAGCCACCTACTTCCGAGAAACCAACACCTGAGGAGCCTGATGAACCTGAACCAGGCTCTGAAACACCCGACTCAGAAGCTCCAGACATTATTACGCCTGTCGTAACTCATATTTCAATAGACACCGGTAACCCCTTTGATGGCATTACTTCTGACAACACGCTTTATTTTTTCGGCACAGCAGGGGAACACTGTACTATTGAAGTTTTTATTGATGGTGTGAGTATTGGTTTTACGATTTCAAATGGCCAAGGTATGTGGGTTCTGGATTATACAAAAAATGTCTTACCTGATGGCGACTACACTATTACTGCCCAAAGTACTAATTTAAATGGCACTAAAAGCCCTGTTTCAGAAAACTTCCCCATCACAGTTGATACAGAGAAACCTATAGAGCCTGAGTTATGGGATATTCGAGGTGAAAATGGTAACAGTGCTGGTGATGGTTTTATTGATGATGATCAGCTGATATTCAGTGGCAAAGCTGAACCTGAAGCAACTATCGAGCTATTTTTAGATGGCACCAGCATCGGTACTACAACAACAGATTCTGAGGGAAATTGGGTTTTCGATAACACTCATATCAACCTAGCTGACGGTAGCTACACCCTAACGCTGACTAGTTTTGACAAAGCTGGAAACAGCACACCAATGCCCTATGAAGTGCCGTTTGAAGTAAATACAGCTAATCATGACCTAGTAAGTAACAGTAATTTTTTAGTTGAAAGCGACAATCTATTTACCCCCGCGACAGAAACCAACCAATCCAACAAAAATCAATACGATAACAATAACCAGCCAAACAACTCACAAACCGTCGAAGAGCCTACTGTATCAAGCTTTGCTCTGCCTGAGCCACTTAATTTACAGGACGTACTATCAGACCAAATAACTGAGGCTAACCAACTAATTCCAATAGCCAATCAATCCTCCGAACTACCATCAACAGCAAGTAATGATGAGCACCATAATAACGCTCTTCTAGTAAATAATCACAATAATTTGATGGATAGTTTATTGGAAAACTACGAACAAAATGTCTTGCATGGTTAG
- a CDS encoding ubiquinone biosynthesis accessory factor UbiJ — translation MASSIITTAAFASIETAINRILRLDPIALEQLAKLSGKTLCIQCTLPQLVIYLEPSAEGVRLKSLHEAEVTCCLSGTGPALLQLLVSQDKNNQLFGNSVQIIGSSDFAMQIQQILQNSQLDWEGWLAKYTGPVFAHTLGQSLRGGLSFAQKTANTFQKNLSEYLQEELRQLPSRNEVECFFDDLDELKLATDRLTARVKRLAEQLDKSTTSKNL, via the coding sequence ATGGCCAGCTCAATTATCACAACTGCCGCTTTTGCTTCAATAGAAACCGCTATTAACCGGATTTTGCGTCTTGATCCGATTGCTTTAGAGCAGCTGGCTAAATTATCCGGAAAAACCCTGTGTATTCAGTGCACTTTACCCCAACTGGTAATTTATCTAGAGCCATCTGCTGAAGGCGTCAGACTGAAAAGCCTCCACGAAGCAGAAGTTACCTGTTGCCTATCTGGCACAGGCCCAGCTTTATTGCAGCTGTTAGTTAGTCAGGATAAGAATAATCAACTGTTTGGCAACTCAGTACAGATTATAGGCAGTAGCGATTTTGCTATGCAAATCCAGCAAATTTTGCAAAATAGCCAACTAGACTGGGAAGGCTGGCTGGCAAAGTATACCGGCCCAGTATTCGCTCATACGCTAGGACAAAGTCTCCGTGGCGGCCTGTCTTTTGCCCAAAAAACCGCTAATACTTTCCAGAAAAACCTTTCTGAATACCTGCAAGAGGAGCTACGCCAACTCCCCTCACGCAACGAAGTAGAATGCTTTTTTGATGATTTAGACGAGTTAAAGCTGGCAACGGACCGGTTAACCGCTAGGGTGAAAAGGTTAGCTGAGCAGTTGGATAAATCAACAACCTCGAAAAATTTGTAG
- the argS gene encoding arginine--tRNA ligase has translation MNIRQYLEAKVSEALVAAGAPEGAPGVVRPSSRANFGDYQANGVMPVAKKLGMNPREFAELVLAKLDLKDVVDKLEIAGPGFINMFLKPDWMAGQLTTAQQDDRANIQTVAKPQTIVVDLSAPNLAKEMHVGHLRSTIIGDAMAKTLEFLGHKVVRQNHVGDWGTQFGMLIAYMEKLSSENPDALSMELSDLENFYREAKKLFDESTEFADQAREYVVKLQAGDEHCKNLWQRFIDISLSHSEEVYERLNVSLTRNDVMAESAYNDDLPNIVNILSDKGLLKEDKGAKVVFLDQFKTKDGDPMGVIIQKKDGGYLYATTDLAAIRHRCLTLHADRVLYYVDARQSQHFQQVFAIGHQAGFVSKKCSLEHHAFGMMLGEDGRPFKTREGGVVKLAELLDEAEERAAVVLADKGTNLDEEQKVKVIQAVAMGAVKYADLSKNRTSDYVFSWDNMLALDGNTAPYLLYAYTRIQSIFRKAGVDSQSLEGDIQVAEPSERQLAIQLLRLHETIDAVALEGLPHLLCGYLYDLAGSFMSFYEKCPVNKEGVPADIKNSRLLLCALVAKTLKIGLDVLGIETVDQM, from the coding sequence ATGAATATTCGCCAGTACCTAGAAGCGAAAGTAAGTGAAGCCCTAGTAGCGGCAGGCGCACCTGAAGGAGCACCTGGAGTAGTAAGGCCTAGCTCCCGAGCCAACTTTGGTGATTATCAGGCAAATGGAGTCATGCCTGTTGCGAAAAAGTTAGGTATGAATCCTCGAGAGTTTGCAGAGTTGGTGTTAGCCAAACTGGATTTGAAAGATGTGGTAGATAAGCTTGAAATCGCTGGCCCTGGCTTTATCAACATGTTTTTAAAACCAGACTGGATGGCTGGTCAGCTGACCACAGCTCAACAAGATGACCGGGCTAATATTCAGACAGTTGCTAAGCCACAAACAATAGTAGTTGATTTATCTGCTCCTAACCTGGCGAAAGAGATGCATGTGGGCCACTTGCGTAGCACTATTATTGGCGATGCTATGGCGAAAACGTTGGAATTTTTGGGGCACAAAGTAGTTCGGCAAAACCATGTGGGGGACTGGGGAACTCAGTTCGGCATGCTGATCGCTTATATGGAAAAGCTTAGTTCTGAAAACCCTGATGCACTCTCCATGGAGCTGTCTGACCTGGAAAATTTTTACCGGGAAGCCAAAAAGCTGTTTGATGAAAGCACAGAGTTTGCTGATCAAGCCCGTGAATATGTAGTTAAACTGCAAGCTGGTGACGAGCACTGTAAGAATCTATGGCAGCGGTTCATAGATATTTCACTATCACATAGTGAAGAGGTGTATGAGCGGCTTAATGTGTCATTAACACGTAATGATGTAATGGCCGAAAGTGCGTATAACGATGACTTGCCTAACATCGTTAATATTCTGTCAGACAAAGGTCTATTAAAAGAAGACAAGGGAGCTAAAGTCGTATTTCTGGATCAATTCAAAACCAAAGATGGTGACCCAATGGGGGTAATAATTCAGAAAAAAGATGGTGGCTATTTATATGCAACAACTGATTTGGCTGCAATTCGCCATCGGTGCTTAACCCTGCATGCAGATCGGGTACTTTATTATGTCGATGCCCGTCAGTCTCAGCATTTTCAACAGGTTTTTGCGATAGGTCACCAAGCAGGTTTTGTGAGTAAAAAATGTTCATTGGAGCACCACGCGTTTGGCATGATGTTAGGCGAAGATGGTCGGCCTTTTAAAACCAGAGAAGGTGGAGTGGTTAAGCTGGCTGAGCTTCTAGATGAAGCTGAAGAGCGCGCTGCAGTAGTGCTTGCAGATAAAGGCACTAACCTGGATGAAGAACAGAAAGTTAAGGTCATTCAAGCAGTAGCAATGGGTGCTGTTAAGTATGCGGATTTATCAAAAAACCGTACCAGCGATTATGTGTTTAGCTGGGATAATATGTTAGCCCTTGATGGCAATACGGCACCTTATTTATTGTATGCCTACACACGTATTCAAAGTATTTTCCGTAAAGCTGGTGTTGATTCGCAATCATTAGAAGGCGATATTCAGGTGGCAGAGCCATCAGAACGACAGTTGGCTATCCAGTTGCTAAGGCTTCATGAAACCATTGATGCAGTTGCTTTAGAAGGTCTGCCACATTTGTTATGTGGTTATCTTTATGACCTGGCAGGTAGCTTTATGAGCTTTTATGAAAAGTGCCCGGTCAATAAAGAAGGCGTTCCGGCTGATATTAAAAATAGCCGACTACTGTTGTGCGCATTAGTAGCAAAAACCTTGAAAATTGGTTTAGATGTATTAGGGATTGAAACAGTAGATCAGATGTAA
- a CDS encoding SPOR domain-containing protein — MAQSNRKTKSNSPKRGASRKKTAASKPAMPPWMWLFTGVVVGLFIALLFKLAPNAVDLKQAVANNSQQRNPTKQQSANSQQPTKAVFDFYTILTENETIVSDPAPPKPKPTAKPVTNQNDNKEEQPKAVQAPQSVNESYVLQAGSFRNKTDAERRRAQLILMGLSAQTQRVNIKNGETWFRVQVGPFKTKDKLGKAKTLLASNKIDSLAVRIR, encoded by the coding sequence ATGGCTCAATCTAATCGCAAAACCAAAAGCAACTCACCCAAACGAGGTGCCAGCAGAAAAAAAACTGCAGCCAGTAAACCCGCAATGCCGCCTTGGATGTGGTTATTTACAGGTGTTGTAGTTGGACTATTTATTGCGTTATTGTTCAAACTGGCACCTAATGCCGTTGACTTGAAACAAGCTGTAGCAAACAACAGTCAACAGCGTAACCCTACCAAACAACAGTCGGCTAATTCTCAACAGCCGACAAAAGCAGTGTTTGATTTTTATACAATCCTTACTGAGAATGAGACTATTGTTTCAGACCCCGCTCCACCAAAACCAAAGCCCACAGCAAAACCTGTTACCAATCAAAACGACAACAAAGAAGAACAGCCAAAGGCTGTGCAAGCACCGCAGTCAGTTAATGAGAGCTATGTACTTCAAGCAGGCTCATTTCGTAATAAGACAGATGCTGAACGACGTAGAGCACAGCTAATTTTGATGGGGTTATCCGCTCAAACCCAAAGAGTGAATATAAAAAATGGCGAAACCTGGTTCAGAGTGCAGGTTGGACCGTTTAAAACCAAAGACAAACTTGGCAAAGCCAAAACACTACTTGCCAGTAATAAAATAGACTCTTTAGCTGTACGAATCAGGTAA
- the hslU gene encoding HslU--HslV peptidase ATPase subunit, whose translation MANMTPREIVHELDKHIIGQNEAKRAVAIALRNRWRRMQLDEELRNEITPKNILMIGPTGVGKTEIARRLAKLAKAPFIKVEATKFTEVGYVGRDVESIVRDLADAAIKMMREVEMEKVKHRALDAAEDRILDALLPPARSFEENAEEKDNSATRQVFRKKLREGELDEREIDIEVRENPVGVEIMAPPGMEEMTSQLQSMFSNMSGSRKKTRKMKIKDAFKQVQDEEAAKLVNEDELKARALNAVEQNGIVFIDEIDKVAKRSSGSNADVSREGVQRDLLPLIEGCTVNTKFGMIKTDHILFIASGAFHLSKPSDLIPELQGRLPIRVELNALSVEDFKRILTEPDASLTEQYQALINTEGLTIEFTEDGITRVAEVAWQVNESTENIGARRLHTVVERLLEEISFSAADLGTEQNGKPLKIDASYVDKHLGNLAKDEDLSRYIL comes from the coding sequence ATGGCCAACATGACCCCTCGTGAAATCGTCCATGAATTAGACAAACATATAATCGGCCAAAACGAAGCCAAGCGTGCCGTAGCTATTGCTTTGCGGAACCGTTGGCGCCGGATGCAGTTGGACGAAGAATTACGCAATGAAATTACTCCTAAAAATATTTTAATGATTGGTCCTACTGGGGTGGGTAAAACAGAGATTGCCCGCCGTTTGGCCAAATTAGCTAAAGCGCCTTTCATTAAAGTAGAAGCCACAAAATTTACCGAAGTAGGCTACGTAGGTCGCGACGTTGAGTCCATCGTTCGCGATTTAGCAGATGCAGCAATCAAAATGATGCGTGAAGTAGAAATGGAAAAAGTTAAACACCGCGCCCTAGATGCTGCTGAAGATAGAATTCTAGATGCACTACTTCCCCCTGCACGCAGTTTTGAAGAAAATGCAGAAGAAAAGGACAATTCAGCAACTCGTCAAGTTTTTCGTAAAAAATTACGTGAAGGTGAACTGGACGAGCGAGAAATTGATATTGAAGTGCGAGAAAACCCAGTTGGGGTTGAAATTATGGCGCCTCCTGGTATGGAAGAAATGACCAGCCAATTGCAAAGTATGTTCTCTAACATGTCTGGCAGCCGAAAAAAAACCCGTAAAATGAAAATTAAAGATGCTTTCAAACAAGTTCAAGACGAGGAAGCAGCCAAGCTGGTCAATGAAGATGAACTAAAAGCCAGAGCCCTCAATGCTGTCGAACAAAACGGCATAGTTTTCATTGATGAAATCGATAAAGTGGCTAAACGCTCTTCTGGCAGCAATGCCGATGTTTCCCGTGAAGGCGTCCAACGCGACTTACTTCCTTTAATCGAAGGGTGCACGGTAAACACCAAGTTCGGTATGATTAAAACCGACCATATTTTATTTATTGCCTCTGGTGCATTCCACTTATCCAAACCGTCTGATTTAATCCCAGAATTACAAGGCCGCCTACCAATTCGTGTGGAATTAAATGCTCTTTCAGTAGAAGACTTTAAGCGTATTTTAACTGAGCCTGATGCTTCATTAACTGAACAATACCAAGCATTAATAAATACCGAAGGTTTAACTATAGAATTTACTGAAGATGGCATCACCCGAGTAGCTGAGGTCGCTTGGCAAGTAAATGAAAGCACAGAAAATATCGGCGCACGTCGTTTACATACTGTTGTCGAACGACTACTAGAAGAAATTTCCTTTAGTGCAGCAGATTTAGGTACTGAGCAAAATGGTAAGCCATTAAAAATAGATGCAAGCTATGTTGATAAACATCTAGGCAACTTAGCTAAAGACGAAGACTTAAGTCGTTATATTCTGTAG
- a CDS encoding gamma-butyrobetaine hydroxylase-like domain-containing protein yields MATTAPIPQDIKLHKRSKTLELVYSDQSYTLGCEFLRVHSPSAEVRGHGKPILQTGKKHVAITGIDVVGNYALKLIFDDGHDSGLYTWEYLHYLSLNQDKLWQQYLAELHQAGASRDPDTSVVKLVDL; encoded by the coding sequence ATGGCAACCACAGCACCCATTCCACAAGATATTAAACTGCACAAGCGCTCTAAAACCTTAGAATTGGTTTATTCAGACCAAAGTTACACCCTAGGCTGCGAGTTTCTGCGTGTTCACTCCCCTTCAGCAGAAGTGCGCGGCCACGGTAAACCCATCTTACAAACAGGGAAAAAGCATGTAGCCATTACAGGTATTGATGTAGTGGGTAACTATGCTTTAAAACTTATTTTTGATGATGGTCATGATAGTGGGCTATATACCTGGGAATACTTACACTACTTAAGCCTTAACCAGGATAAACTATGGCAGCAATACTTGGCAGAACTACACCAGGCTGGTGCTAGTCGAGACCCAGACACGAGTGTGGTAAAGTTAGTTGATCTGTAA
- the hslV gene encoding ATP-dependent protease subunit HslV, with amino-acid sequence MEQYRGTTILSVRRQGKVVIGGDGQVSLGNTVMKGNARKVRRLFNGKVIAGFAGGTADAFTLFERFEAQLEKHQGHLVRSAVELAKDWRTDRALRRLEALLAVADEKASLIITGNGDVIEPEDSLIAIGSGGPFAQSAARALLENTELSARDIVEKGLEIAADICIYTNHNRTIEELDCE; translated from the coding sequence TTGGAACAATATCGAGGTACGACGATTTTATCTGTTCGTCGTCAAGGTAAAGTAGTTATTGGTGGAGATGGCCAGGTTTCACTAGGCAACACCGTCATGAAAGGTAATGCCAGAAAAGTACGCCGCTTATTTAACGGAAAAGTTATTGCTGGTTTTGCTGGCGGCACTGCCGATGCATTTACTCTATTTGAACGGTTTGAAGCACAGCTTGAAAAACATCAGGGTCATTTGGTGAGATCAGCCGTTGAGCTAGCCAAAGACTGGCGGACTGATAGAGCGTTAAGAAGATTAGAAGCTTTACTGGCAGTGGCTGACGAAAAAGCCTCATTGATTATTACCGGTAATGGAGATGTGATCGAACCAGAAGATAGCCTAATTGCTATTGGCTCTGGCGGTCCTTTCGCCCAGTCTGCCGCAAGAGCACTGCTAGAAAACACCGAGCTAAGCGCACGAGATATTGTGGAAAAAGGATTGGAAATAGCCGCTGACATTTGTATCTACACCAATCACAACCGCACTATCGAAGAACTAGACTGCGAATAA
- a CDS encoding extracellular solute-binding protein, whose translation MKYFNNSFDLDYITTPVVVFQVIVIKGAVMLSFKKLPLSLSILLSSTFVSGASLHNPKIEHQPKDGVVTVFGPGGPHTALIRAGKAFQKKTGTKVEVVFGPEYKWTEDAQKTADIIFGSSEQSMTAFTENYKFFDEKDVEPIYIRPAVIIVKEGNPKKITGFKDLLKPGMKVVVTEGKGVYNTSGTGVWEDIAGRLGKLEDVKKLRPNIVSYEKGSGASFRAFKEKEADAWITWAHWALNNADKTDYVEIEPERRIYRDMNIAISTKADKEATKFAEFLKSKEALKIFESEGWKK comes from the coding sequence TTGAAATATTTTAATAACAGCTTTGATCTCGATTATATAACTACTCCTGTGGTTGTCTTTCAAGTAATCGTTATTAAAGGTGCTGTTATGCTTTCTTTTAAAAAACTGCCGTTAAGCTTATCGATTTTATTATCATCTACTTTTGTGAGTGGGGCTTCTCTACATAACCCAAAAATTGAACATCAGCCTAAAGATGGGGTTGTGACGGTGTTTGGTCCAGGTGGACCGCACACGGCTTTAATTAGGGCAGGCAAGGCCTTTCAAAAGAAGACAGGGACTAAAGTTGAAGTTGTTTTTGGGCCAGAATATAAGTGGACTGAAGATGCACAAAAAACAGCGGATATTATTTTTGGCTCATCTGAACAATCAATGACAGCTTTTACTGAAAATTATAAGTTTTTTGATGAAAAGGATGTTGAGCCTATTTATATTCGTCCTGCGGTGATTATTGTTAAAGAAGGTAATCCCAAAAAAATCACTGGTTTTAAAGATTTGCTTAAGCCTGGAATGAAGGTGGTAGTGACAGAAGGTAAAGGTGTGTATAACACTTCAGGTACTGGTGTTTGGGAAGATATTGCTGGTCGGTTGGGTAAATTAGAGGATGTGAAAAAGCTTAGGCCCAATATTGTTTCATACGAGAAAGGCAGTGGCGCCAGTTTCAGGGCTTTTAAAGAGAAAGAAGCGGATGCATGGATTACTTGGGCTCATTGGGCACTAAATAATGCGGATAAAACCGATTATGTAGAAATTGAACCGGAGCGCAGAATTTATCGTGACATGAATATTGCTATCTCAACAAAGGCAGACAAAGAAGCAACCAAATTTGCAGAGTTTTTAAAATCTAAAGAAGCATTGAAGATATTCGAGTCTGAGGGGTGGAAAAAGTAA